One genomic segment of Salinigranum rubrum includes these proteins:
- a CDS encoding metal-sulfur cluster assembly factor: MSAVETPEFGVPFGPGEDATEFEAEIWANLDEIPDPHIPVSLVEMAMVYDVHLDRGPDGVDVRVEMTFPCMGCPAYDMIIDDVRACLRTMRDVRDVEVDVVWDPIWEKSMLTPEVREKMRESGIAL, translated from the coding sequence ATGAGCGCGGTCGAAACCCCGGAGTTCGGCGTCCCGTTCGGACCCGGCGAGGACGCGACCGAGTTCGAGGCGGAGATATGGGCGAACCTCGACGAGATTCCGGACCCCCACATCCCGGTGAGCCTCGTCGAGATGGCGATGGTCTACGACGTCCACCTCGACCGGGGACCCGACGGGGTCGACGTGCGGGTGGAGATGACGTTCCCCTGCATGGGCTGTCCGGCGTACGACATGATCATCGACGACGTCCGGGCGTGCCTGCGGACGATGCGTGACGTCAGGGACGTCGAGGTCGACGTCGTCTGGGACCCCATCTGGGAGAAGTCGATGCTGACGCCCGAGGTCCGCGAGAAGATGCGCGAGTCGGGGATCGCACTATGA
- the lysS gene encoding lysine--tRNA ligase, with product MSDSDANADTDVGGVDPDSTAASEHHAFWADDVADEIEARDPTDPIVIKGGVSPSGIPHLGHFNEIMRGYYVAEVLRERGHEVRQVFTSDDRDALRKVPRTLADADWNLVGLGDVDAGALGRNLGVPYTDIPDPFDDCDHDSYGEHFTALLAESAERIGVPVEMLSNTAMYEAGEFDDVVHHVLSRADRAREVLSAYQDGVDDAYVPFMAQCSECKRLTTDVRAIDLDARTVDYVCSGLEAGGQQIEGCGHEGTATFREGKLPWRFEWPAQWQVLGVDFEPFGKDHAEGSWPSGEDIAENVLEIQPPVPMTYEWFTLNGEPLSSSSGNVVTVDEVLELLEPEVLRYFFARNPKKAKDFDLSRMDQLVDEFDRFEQTYFGEVEDSTLQEFAERAYPFVVDEVRGERVRIPYTFAAVLGMTDDRELREQMARNEGHLADDTPEWAVEAALARVERARAWAERMDNEYNYRLQADLPETEFDPSVEAALDDLADFVAAGHSGEEIQGQMYELPDNYGVETGDFFNAGYRLFFDADSGPRLGEFLGELDRTFVVRRLRREE from the coding sequence ATGAGCGATTCCGACGCCAACGCCGACACCGACGTAGGCGGCGTCGACCCCGACTCCACGGCCGCCTCCGAACACCACGCCTTCTGGGCCGACGACGTGGCCGACGAAATCGAGGCCCGCGACCCCACCGACCCCATCGTAATCAAGGGTGGGGTGTCGCCGTCGGGCATCCCCCACCTCGGTCACTTCAACGAGATCATGCGCGGCTACTACGTCGCCGAGGTGCTCCGCGAGCGCGGCCACGAGGTCCGGCAGGTCTTTACTTCCGACGACCGCGACGCCCTCAGGAAGGTTCCGAGAACGCTCGCCGACGCCGACTGGAACCTCGTCGGGCTGGGCGACGTGGACGCCGGCGCGCTCGGCCGGAATTTAGGAGTGCCGTACACCGACATCCCCGACCCGTTCGACGACTGCGACCACGACTCCTACGGCGAACACTTCACCGCTCTCCTGGCCGAGAGCGCCGAGCGCATCGGCGTTCCGGTCGAGATGCTCTCGAACACCGCGATGTACGAGGCGGGCGAGTTCGACGACGTCGTCCACCACGTCCTCTCGCGCGCGGACCGGGCCCGAGAGGTCCTGAGCGCGTACCAGGACGGCGTCGACGACGCGTACGTCCCGTTCATGGCGCAGTGTTCGGAGTGTAAGCGGCTCACGACCGACGTTCGAGCCATCGACCTCGACGCCCGCACCGTCGACTACGTCTGCTCCGGGCTGGAAGCCGGCGGCCAGCAGATCGAGGGCTGTGGGCACGAGGGAACGGCCACCTTCAGGGAGGGCAAACTCCCCTGGCGGTTCGAGTGGCCGGCGCAGTGGCAGGTGCTCGGCGTCGACTTCGAACCCTTCGGCAAGGACCACGCGGAGGGGTCGTGGCCGTCGGGGGAGGACATCGCCGAGAACGTCCTCGAAATCCAGCCGCCGGTCCCGATGACGTACGAGTGGTTCACGCTCAACGGCGAGCCGCTCTCCTCCTCGTCGGGGAACGTCGTCACCGTCGACGAGGTGCTCGAACTCCTCGAACCCGAAGTCCTCCGGTACTTCTTCGCTCGCAACCCGAAGAAGGCGAAGGACTTCGACCTCTCGCGGATGGACCAACTCGTCGACGAGTTCGACCGCTTCGAACAGACGTACTTCGGCGAAGTCGAGGACTCGACGCTTCAGGAGTTCGCCGAGCGCGCCTACCCCTTCGTCGTGGACGAGGTGCGGGGAGAGCGGGTGCGCATCCCCTACACGTTCGCCGCCGTCCTCGGGATGACCGACGACCGGGAACTCAGAGAGCAAATGGCGCGCAACGAGGGCCACCTCGCCGACGACACGCCCGAGTGGGCGGTCGAGGCGGCCCTCGCACGGGTCGAACGGGCCCGCGCGTGGGCCGAGCGCATGGACAACGAATACAACTACCGCCTGCAGGCCGACCTGCCGGAGACGGAGTTCGATCCGAGTGTCGAAGCGGCCCTCGACGACCTCGCCGACTTCGTCGCCGCGGGCCACTCCGGCGAGGAGATCCAGGGGCAGATGTACGAACTCCCCGACAACTACGGGGTGGAGACGGGCGACTTCTTCAACGCCGGGTACCGGCTCTTCTTCGACGCCGACTCCGGTCCTCGACTGGGAGAGTTCCTCGGCGAACTCGACCGGACGTTCGTGGTGCGGCGACTCCGTCGAGAGGAGTAA
- a CDS encoding enoyl-CoA hydratase/isomerase family protein — protein MDTFDDLDLENFETERDGHVGIVRLDKPPANAHDVDMVLQFQTMVETIRFDETIRAAVLSSTSDKFFSSGYDIQALQDESAEHIGYASQTSKESILKMRSTDTIFVAAIDGHCMGGGLEFALATDLRYAGDDDSYNLGVPEVKLGLIPGEAGTQLLPRYVGRSKALKMMLTDERLTPSEAADAGIVDELVEPGTAEEEAVAFAKEVSNLPNKAVGHIKLAVNEGMEMSLYDALTHERELQNQLFDTPGAEEGIAAFLEKRDPDFVKAELGEDAVDE, from the coding sequence ATGGACACCTTCGACGACCTCGACTTAGAGAACTTCGAGACCGAACGCGACGGCCACGTGGGCATCGTCCGCCTCGACAAACCGCCGGCGAACGCCCACGACGTGGACATGGTGTTGCAGTTCCAGACGATGGTCGAGACCATCCGGTTCGACGAGACCATCCGCGCCGCCGTGTTGAGTTCGACGAGTGACAAGTTCTTCTCGTCGGGCTACGACATCCAGGCGCTCCAGGACGAGAGCGCCGAGCACATCGGCTACGCGAGCCAGACGAGCAAGGAGTCCATCCTCAAGATGCGGTCGACGGACACCATCTTCGTCGCCGCCATCGACGGCCACTGCATGGGCGGCGGCCTCGAGTTCGCGCTCGCGACCGACCTCCGGTACGCCGGCGACGACGACAGCTACAACCTCGGCGTCCCCGAGGTGAAACTCGGCCTCATCCCCGGCGAGGCCGGGACACAGCTCCTGCCCCGCTACGTCGGCCGCTCGAAGGCGCTGAAGATGATGCTCACGGACGAGCGGCTCACCCCGAGCGAGGCCGCCGACGCGGGCATCGTCGACGAACTCGTCGAACCCGGCACCGCCGAGGAGGAGGCAGTCGCGTTCGCCAAGGAGGTTTCGAACCTCCCGAACAAGGCGGTCGGTCACATCAAGCTCGCCGTCAACGAGGGGATGGAGATGTCGCTGTACGACGCGCTCACTCACGAGCGCGAACTCCAGAACCAGCTGTTCGACACGCCCGGCGCCGAGGAGGGTATCGCCGCCTTCTTGGAGAAGCGCGACCCCGACTTCGTGAAGGCCGAACTCGGCGAGGACGCGGTCGACGAGTGA
- a CDS encoding Phenylacetic acid catabolic protein, whose amino-acid sequence MSDGWPPEAVDYVQSVADTKLLLSHRYAQWMLSSPVLEDDIAGASAAQDELGHVRQLFRLLGQQGQEDDWLEGDRSPAEFANAAPLDENPETWVEFVVTLGLVERAAWYLIDAIVHEDFDGLGTRIGQDEFFHLEFLDGRLETLADERAADVEAAMAAALPGVLAFVGPAEYDEGTDPLVAAGFTDRSASVLRSSFRAKYDELLAGTAVSLDDLDVDWDAPAVESWDARRRRVGEGSVSEEDVTSLSGVRNAEFAMD is encoded by the coding sequence ATGAGCGACGGTTGGCCCCCCGAGGCGGTCGACTACGTGCAGTCCGTCGCGGACACGAAACTCCTGCTCTCACACCGCTACGCGCAGTGGATGCTGTCGAGCCCGGTGCTGGAGGACGACATCGCCGGGGCGAGCGCCGCCCAGGACGAACTCGGGCACGTCCGCCAGTTGTTCCGCCTGCTCGGCCAGCAGGGACAAGAGGACGACTGGCTGGAGGGCGACCGCTCCCCCGCGGAGTTCGCCAACGCCGCCCCGCTCGACGAGAACCCCGAGACGTGGGTCGAGTTCGTCGTGACGCTCGGGCTGGTCGAGCGGGCCGCGTGGTATCTCATCGACGCCATCGTCCACGAGGACTTCGACGGCCTCGGGACCCGCATCGGCCAGGACGAGTTCTTCCACCTGGAGTTCCTCGACGGGCGGCTGGAGACGCTGGCGGACGAGCGCGCCGCCGACGTCGAAGCGGCGATGGCGGCGGCGCTTCCCGGCGTCCTCGCCTTCGTCGGCCCCGCCGAGTACGACGAGGGGACCGACCCGCTCGTCGCGGCCGGGTTCACCGACCGGTCCGCGTCGGTGCTCCGGTCGTCGTTCCGCGCGAAGTACGACGAACTGCTCGCAGGGACCGCCGTTTCTCTCGACGACCTCGACGTGGACTGGGACGCCCCCGCGGTCGAGTCGTGGGACGCGCGTCGCCGCCGTGTCGGCGAGGGGTCGGTGAGCGAGGAAGACGTGACCTCGCTCAGCGGCGTTCGGAACGCCGAGTTCGCCATGGACTGA
- a CDS encoding DUF7123 family protein — protein MSATVTPSTDGSSKEERLKQYLLEKAQDGEMYFKSKFIADDVGLSPKEIGALMVKLRDSASELEIEKWSYTSATTWRIERRDALTA, from the coding sequence ATGAGCGCAACCGTGACCCCCTCCACCGACGGCAGCTCGAAGGAAGAACGTCTGAAGCAGTACCTGCTCGAGAAGGCGCAGGACGGCGAGATGTACTTCAAGAGTAAGTTCATCGCGGACGACGTCGGGCTGTCGCCCAAAGAGATCGGCGCCCTGATGGTCAAGCTCCGCGACTCCGCGTCCGAGCTCGAAATCGAGAAGTGGTCGTACACGTCCGCGACCACGTGGCGCATCGAACGCCGCGACGCACTCACGGCCTGA
- a CDS encoding Phenylacetic acid catabolic protein, translating into MTSEERLKQQLQDGKMIEDESEMTEGYKKALTQTLLVSGDTELMSAPAYYEPSMNAPSVNARASCVSVIQDELGHGHIAYRLLEDLGYDREELIYGREPHEFRNTYGFDQPLENFAELVTGHGMWDRAGIVLLSDIHENTSYAPWKRALTKVGKEEQFHLRHGETWMRRLANKNEKTKQRVQEAVDWMFPIAIEWFGLPDDKKKHDDQLAYRIKAMSNDELRQEWMSTAVPLCEELGLDVPAHYDEEAEEYVLEYDMPVAFEAETKTWHFDDPISWDDVIDRWRSRGPANEKYVNMLQSGRLDPVSA; encoded by the coding sequence ATGACCAGCGAAGAGCGACTCAAGCAACAGCTACAGGACGGGAAGATGATCGAAGACGAGTCCGAGATGACGGAGGGGTACAAGAAGGCCCTGACGCAGACGCTCCTCGTCTCGGGCGACACCGAACTGATGAGCGCGCCGGCGTACTACGAGCCGTCGATGAACGCGCCGAGCGTCAACGCCCGGGCGTCGTGTGTGAGCGTCATCCAGGACGAACTCGGCCACGGCCACATCGCCTACCGACTCCTTGAGGACCTCGGCTACGACCGCGAGGAACTCATCTACGGCCGCGAGCCCCACGAGTTCCGCAACACGTACGGCTTCGACCAACCGCTGGAGAACTTCGCCGAACTCGTCACCGGTCACGGCATGTGGGACCGTGCGGGTATCGTCCTCCTGAGCGACATCCACGAGAACACGTCGTACGCGCCGTGGAAGCGCGCGCTCACGAAAGTCGGGAAGGAAGAGCAGTTCCACCTGCGCCACGGCGAGACGTGGATGCGCCGACTCGCCAACAAGAACGAGAAGACAAAGCAGCGGGTCCAGGAGGCCGTCGACTGGATGTTCCCCATCGCCATCGAGTGGTTCGGGCTGCCCGACGACAAGAAGAAACACGACGACCAACTCGCCTACCGGATCAAGGCGATGTCGAACGACGAACTCCGCCAGGAGTGGATGAGCACGGCCGTCCCCCTGTGTGAGGAACTCGGCCTCGACGTGCCGGCGCACTACGACGAGGAGGCGGAGGAGTACGTCCTCGAGTACGACATGCCGGTCGCGTTCGAAGCCGAGACCAAGACGTGGCACTTCGACGACCCCATCTCCTGGGACGACGTCATCGACCGCTGGCGCTCGCGCGGTCCCGCCAACGAGAAGTACGTGAACATGCTGCAGTCGGGGCGACTGGACCCCGTGTCCGCATGA
- the pyrH gene encoding UMP kinase: protein MRVVISIGGSVLAPQLDPERVERHAAVIESLATEGCELGIVVGGGGVARDYINAARDLGANEVQLDQLGIDVTRINARLLIAALGPRVDPKPAHTYEDAGDSIRRGDVSVMGGVSPGQTTDAVAAALAEYVNADLLIYATSVDGVYNTDPNVESTAEKYGSLSASDLVDVIGDIEMNAGASAPVDLLAAKLIERSKMRTIVLDGTDPSRIEAAALRGEHSGTDIVPGGTDDDPSYWAQR from the coding sequence ATGAGAGTCGTGATTTCTATCGGTGGGAGCGTCCTCGCACCGCAACTCGACCCCGAGCGCGTCGAGCGCCACGCAGCCGTCATCGAGTCCCTCGCGACGGAGGGCTGTGAACTCGGCATCGTCGTCGGCGGGGGAGGCGTCGCGCGTGATTACATCAACGCCGCACGCGACCTCGGGGCGAACGAGGTCCAACTCGACCAGCTCGGCATCGACGTGACGCGTATCAACGCCCGCCTCCTCATCGCGGCGCTCGGCCCGCGCGTCGACCCGAAACCCGCACACACCTACGAGGACGCCGGCGATTCCATCAGGCGCGGCGACGTCTCCGTGATGGGCGGCGTCTCACCCGGACAGACCACCGACGCGGTGGCCGCGGCGCTCGCCGAGTACGTCAACGCCGACCTTCTCATCTATGCGACGAGCGTCGACGGCGTCTACAACACCGACCCTAACGTCGAATCCACGGCCGAGAAGTACGGGAGCCTCTCCGCGAGCGACCTGGTCGACGTCATCGGCGACATCGAGATGAACGCGGGCGCCTCCGCCCCGGTGGACCTCCTCGCCGCGAAGCTCATCGAGCGCTCGAAGATGCGGACTATCGTCCTCGACGGCACCGACCCCAGTCGAATCGAGGCTGCGGCCCTGCGCGGCGAGCACTCGGGGACCGACATCGTCCCCGGGGGGACGGACGACGACCCGAGCTACTGGGCACAGCGATGA
- a CDS encoding site-2 protease family protein — protein sequence MNTLVWVLVGVFAYSFVAFFLKSRGILPSSVRVQGPLTTLHTKRGRDFLNWLAGPKRFWRAWSNIGVGITLVVMIGTFALLLFQGLSILQNPPAPTQVNQPRNFLVIPGVNDFLPLSVAPEIVFGLLVGLVVHEGGHGLLCRVEGIDIESMGLVFLTVIPVGAFVEPDEESQRAADRGGRTRMFAAGVTNNFAVTVVAFALLFGPVIGAVGVAPGMAVQGTFDGSPASAAGIGSGDRILSVAGENVSTEGELDAVLSATDDRTVEARVDRGGGPTTVSVDRQLVVVGSVGGNPANLTVSNDDDPITVSAVNGTQVFTRAGFQAAAGDSTMARLSTSRGVVTIPIGAYITQVAPDGPLAEAGAPTNGTLIVTGFDGERVTSSTDLNTLLDGTDPGQEVEVRARVDGNEEVYAVTLGENPRDGNGFLGVNIFPGTSGLVLTDFGARSYPAGTYLSLLGGEGGASPVNVVDSPLGLVYVALILPLASVILGIPNFPGFTPTVTNFYVVQGPLSALGDGVFVLANLLFWTAWINLQLGLFNCIPGYPLDGGRILRTGTEAVVSRLPVESPHALVRTVTTSIGLVMLASLVLLIFGPTLLN from the coding sequence ATGAACACGCTGGTCTGGGTCCTCGTCGGCGTCTTCGCGTACTCGTTCGTCGCGTTCTTCCTGAAGTCACGTGGAATCTTACCCTCTTCCGTTCGCGTCCAGGGACCGCTCACCACTCTCCACACGAAGCGTGGGCGCGACTTCCTCAACTGGCTCGCTGGACCGAAGCGGTTCTGGCGCGCGTGGAGCAACATCGGCGTCGGCATCACGCTCGTCGTGATGATCGGCACCTTCGCCCTCCTCCTCTTTCAGGGGCTCAGCATCCTCCAGAATCCGCCCGCGCCGACGCAGGTGAACCAGCCGCGAAACTTCCTCGTCATCCCGGGGGTGAACGACTTCCTCCCGCTCTCTGTCGCCCCCGAAATCGTCTTCGGCCTGCTCGTGGGACTGGTCGTCCACGAGGGTGGTCACGGTCTCCTCTGCCGCGTCGAGGGAATCGACATCGAGTCGATGGGGCTGGTCTTCCTCACGGTAATCCCCGTCGGCGCGTTCGTCGAACCCGACGAGGAGAGCCAGCGTGCGGCCGACCGCGGCGGACGGACCCGAATGTTCGCCGCCGGCGTGACCAACAACTTCGCCGTCACCGTCGTGGCCTTCGCGCTCCTGTTCGGTCCCGTCATCGGGGCCGTCGGCGTCGCCCCCGGGATGGCCGTCCAGGGGACGTTCGACGGTTCGCCCGCCTCCGCCGCGGGCATCGGGAGCGGCGACCGCATCCTGAGCGTGGCGGGAGAGAACGTCTCAACCGAAGGTGAACTCGACGCGGTCCTGTCGGCGACGGACGACCGGACCGTCGAGGCGAGGGTCGACCGTGGCGGCGGGCCGACGACCGTCTCGGTCGACCGACAACTGGTCGTCGTCGGCTCCGTCGGCGGGAATCCGGCGAACCTGACCGTCTCGAACGACGACGACCCCATCACCGTCTCCGCGGTCAACGGGACGCAGGTGTTCACGCGAGCGGGCTTCCAGGCGGCCGCCGGGGACTCGACGATGGCCCGCCTCTCGACCAGTCGCGGCGTCGTCACCATCCCCATCGGCGCGTACATCACGCAGGTCGCTCCCGACGGCCCGCTCGCGGAGGCCGGCGCGCCGACGAACGGCACCCTCATCGTCACCGGGTTCGACGGCGAGCGCGTCACCTCCTCGACGGACCTCAACACCCTGCTCGACGGGACCGACCCCGGGCAGGAAGTCGAGGTCAGAGCGAGAGTCGACGGCAACGAGGAGGTGTACGCGGTCACGCTCGGTGAGAACCCCCGCGACGGTAACGGCTTCCTCGGGGTGAACATCTTCCCCGGGACGAGTGGGTTAGTGCTCACCGACTTCGGCGCGCGGTCGTACCCCGCGGGAACGTACCTCTCGCTCCTCGGCGGTGAGGGCGGAGCGTCCCCGGTGAACGTCGTCGACTCCCCCCTCGGCCTCGTCTACGTCGCGCTCATCCTCCCGCTCGCCTCCGTCATCCTCGGCATCCCCAACTTCCCCGGCTTCACGCCCACGGTGACGAACTTTTACGTCGTTCAGGGGCCGCTGTCGGCCCTCGGCGACGGCGTGTTCGTCCTCGCGAACCTCCTCTTCTGGACGGCGTGGATCAACCTCCAACTGGGTCTGTTCAACTGTATCCCGGGGTATCCGCTCGACGGCGGGCGTATCCTCCGCACCGGGACCGAGGCCGTCGTCTCTCGGCTCCCCGTCGAGAGCCCCCACGCGCTCGTTCGGACCGTAACGACGAGCATCGGCCTCGTCATGCTCGCCTCGCTCGTCCTGCTCATCTTCGGTCCGACGCTTCTGAACTGA
- a CDS encoding acyl-CoA dehydrogenase family protein: MASGEAVGAMLLTEPDAGSSPSQLSTVAEATDDGYRLSGEKAFGTNAGVADVHLVVARRRPQPEDSHGVSVFLVPSVDEAPGFDFERIEYMGMRGHVTGDSTLDDVSVPADALLGEVGQGFRIAMGTIDMARTGLGAIGTGLARGAFDLAVDYASAREQGGSAIGEYQAVQVIVADMYSQLESARHLVYSSANRIAEDASETRASSAAKLAGSEAAEFVTRNAIQVYGGKGYRTDEPLERYFRDAKILSLIGGTSEIQRTTVARETLDL, from the coding sequence ATGGCGAGCGGCGAGGCGGTCGGCGCGATGCTCCTCACGGAACCGGACGCGGGGAGTTCGCCGTCGCAGCTATCGACCGTCGCGGAGGCGACCGACGACGGCTACCGGCTCTCGGGGGAGAAGGCGTTCGGGACGAACGCCGGCGTCGCGGACGTTCATCTGGTCGTCGCCCGCCGACGCCCCCAACCGGAGGACTCTCACGGCGTCAGCGTCTTCCTCGTGCCGAGCGTCGACGAGGCGCCCGGTTTCGACTTCGAGCGTATCGAGTACATGGGCATGCGCGGGCACGTCACCGGCGATTCGACCCTCGACGACGTCTCCGTCCCGGCCGACGCGCTCCTCGGCGAGGTGGGTCAGGGCTTCCGCATCGCCATGGGCACTATCGACATGGCCCGGACGGGCCTGGGTGCCATCGGAACCGGCCTCGCCCGCGGCGCGTTCGACTTGGCGGTCGACTACGCCTCCGCCCGCGAGCAGGGCGGGAGCGCCATCGGCGAGTACCAGGCCGTGCAGGTCATCGTCGCCGACATGTACTCCCAGTTGGAGAGCGCGCGGCATCTGGTCTACTCGTCGGCGAACCGCATCGCCGAGGACGCGTCGGAAACCCGCGCGTCGAGCGCCGCGAAACTCGCCGGGAGCGAGGCCGCGGAGTTCGTCACGCGTAACGCCATCCAGGTCTACGGCGGGAAGGGCTACCGGACGGACGAACCGCTCGAACGCTACTTCCGCGACGCGAAGATACTGAGCCTCATCGGGGGGACCTCCGAAATCCAGCGAACGACCGTCGCCCGCGAGACGCTGGACCTCTGA
- a CDS encoding molybdopterin synthase, with protein MRIFGIAGPGADDLAGRLVPRLDGPVAAIRADESVTHDPDGASAAYRLDTDGAWEARGADRSLDELLDEIAPRYAYAVCLGVDRSDVPSVVLGDADADADGVEGDVLYATPNVETADVDAILDALDGVEPYVTLGTLVDRVKSSPRAERAGAIATFTGRVRAKDGDDDPRTTALEFEKYEGVAEERMASICRELEGRTGVLDVEMHHRTGLITDGEDIVFVVVLAGHREEAFRTVEDGINRLKDEVPLFKKEVTVEDTFWRHTR; from the coding sequence ATGCGAATATTCGGCATCGCCGGTCCCGGTGCGGACGACCTGGCTGGGCGACTCGTCCCCCGCCTCGACGGCCCCGTCGCAGCGATTCGGGCGGACGAGTCGGTCACCCACGACCCGGATGGGGCGAGCGCCGCGTACCGGCTTGACACTGACGGCGCGTGGGAGGCACGGGGAGCCGACCGCTCGCTGGACGAACTCCTCGACGAAATCGCCCCACGATACGCGTACGCCGTCTGTCTCGGCGTCGACCGGAGTGACGTTCCGTCGGTCGTGCTGGGTGACGCGGACGCAGACGCGGACGGAGTCGAGGGAGACGTCCTCTACGCGACCCCCAACGTCGAGACGGCGGACGTCGACGCGATTCTCGACGCGCTCGACGGTGTCGAGCCGTACGTCACGCTCGGGACGCTCGTCGACCGGGTCAAGTCGTCGCCGCGGGCCGAGCGCGCGGGCGCCATCGCCACGTTCACCGGACGCGTCCGCGCGAAGGACGGTGACGACGACCCGCGAACGACGGCCCTGGAGTTCGAGAAGTACGAGGGCGTCGCAGAGGAGCGCATGGCGAGCATCTGCCGCGAACTCGAAGGTCGAACGGGGGTCCTCGACGTCGAGATGCACCACCGAACGGGACTCATCACCGACGGCGAGGACATCGTCTTCGTCGTCGTCCTGGCCGGCCACCGCGAGGAGGCGTTCCGAACCGTCGAAGACGGAATCAACCGCCTCAAGGACGAGGTGCCGCTGTTCAAGAAGGAGGTGACGGTCGAGGACACGTTCTGGCGTCACACGCGGTGA
- a CDS encoding site-2 protease family protein: protein MDSAESDVPWETLRSVFHLRETYRDGDRILFYGETLVPRSTLIEEVWPAFREAGYDARLATTRSGREDVVVAEPIANGPEGIPWKNLGLFVATVLSTLFVGSVAWYYVPLEQLQRNPLTMLQAWPFTAAVLGVLSAHELGHYLLGRYHGVDVSLPYLIPFIFPFGTLGAIIRMRGQMPDRRTLFDIGVAGPLAGLAATVVVTVIGLSLDPLTVPARVLEQSGEVIVFNNPPLLDLIAAAIGQPTSYTDPSKTVHPVIIGGWVGMFFTVLNLLPVGQLDGGHMLRAMLGERQETVAAVVPLALFALAGYLYYARGLGLNESVGLWAFWGLFATVIAYNGPADPIDETPLDRRRQAIGVLTFALGALCFLHVPIQIVSL, encoded by the coding sequence ATGGATTCGGCCGAGTCGGACGTGCCATGGGAAACCCTCCGGTCGGTCTTTCACCTCCGCGAGACGTACCGGGACGGGGATCGGATCCTCTTCTACGGCGAGACGCTCGTCCCGCGGAGCACGCTCATCGAGGAGGTCTGGCCGGCGTTCCGCGAGGCGGGATACGACGCCCGCCTCGCGACGACGCGTTCGGGACGGGAGGACGTCGTCGTCGCCGAACCGATCGCGAACGGACCGGAAGGAATCCCGTGGAAGAACCTGGGACTGTTCGTCGCGACGGTCCTCTCGACGCTGTTCGTCGGGAGCGTCGCGTGGTACTACGTCCCGCTCGAACAGCTCCAGCGGAATCCTCTGACCATGCTACAGGCGTGGCCCTTCACCGCCGCCGTCCTCGGCGTGCTCTCGGCGCACGAACTCGGCCACTACCTGCTCGGGCGGTACCACGGCGTCGACGTCTCCCTCCCCTACCTCATCCCCTTCATCTTCCCGTTCGGGACGCTCGGCGCTATCATCCGGATGCGCGGGCAGATGCCCGACCGCCGGACGCTGTTCGACATCGGCGTCGCCGGCCCGCTCGCCGGACTCGCGGCCACGGTCGTCGTCACGGTCATCGGCCTCTCGCTCGACCCGTTGACGGTCCCCGCGAGGGTGCTCGAACAGAGCGGCGAGGTCATCGTCTTCAACAACCCGCCCCTCCTCGACCTCATCGCGGCCGCCATCGGCCAGCCGACGAGCTACACCGACCCCTCGAAGACCGTCCACCCGGTCATCATCGGCGGGTGGGTCGGGATGTTCTTCACCGTCCTCAACCTCCTCCCGGTCGGCCAGTTGGACGGCGGACACATGCTCCGGGCGATGCTCGGCGAGCGCCAGGAGACCGTCGCCGCCGTGGTTCCGCTCGCCCTCTTCGCTCTCGCGGGGTACCTCTACTACGCGCGCGGCCTCGGTCTCAACGAGTCGGTGGGGCTGTGGGCGTTCTGGGGGCTGTTCGCCACCGTCATCGCCTACAACGGGCCGGCGGACCCCATCGACGAGACGCCGCTCGACCGCCGCCGACAGGCCATCGGCGTCCTGACGTTCGCCCTCGGCGCGCTCTGTTTCCTCCACGTCCCGATCCAGATCGTCAGCCTCTGA
- a CDS encoding PaaD-like zinc ribbon domain-containing protein gives MPPTKTEDLTPECPYCGSTETELHSAFGSEISKSQYYCRGCRTVFERIKYDGNVPDTGR, from the coding sequence ATGCCACCAACCAAAACCGAAGACCTCACCCCCGAGTGCCCGTACTGCGGGTCGACCGAGACCGAACTCCACTCGGCGTTCGGCTCCGAGATCTCGAAGAGCCAGTACTACTGTCGGGGCTGTCGGACCGTGTTCGAGCGGATCAAGTACGACGGGAACGTCCCCGACACGGGTCGCTAA
- a CDS encoding phenylacetic acid degradation PaaB family protein, with product MKYEVFARIKAGDDLINVGTVDAPSDRLAKVYAYRTYDEEDWDRLAVVRREDLLDATDVGQMPDSPGAP from the coding sequence ATGAAGTACGAGGTGTTCGCGCGCATCAAGGCCGGCGACGACCTCATCAACGTCGGGACCGTCGACGCGCCGAGCGACCGACTGGCGAAGGTGTACGCGTACCGGACGTACGACGAGGAGGACTGGGACCGACTCGCGGTCGTCCGCCGGGAGGACCTGCTCGACGCGACCGACGTGGGCCAGATGCCCGACTCGCCGGGGGCACCATGA